One stretch of Echeneis naucrates chromosome 11, fEcheNa1.1, whole genome shotgun sequence DNA includes these proteins:
- the cfap20 gene encoding cilia- and flagella-associated protein 20 isoform X2, whose product MFKNTFQSGFLSILYSIGSKPLQIWDKKVRNGHIKRITDNDIHSLVLEVEGTNVSTTYITCPADPKKTLGIKLPFLVMIIKNLKKYFTFEVQVLDDKNVRRRFRASNYQSTTRVKPFICTMPMRLDDGWNQIQFNLSDFTRRAYGTNYIETLRVQIHANCRIRRVYFSDRLYSEDELPAEFKLYLPVQNQKAKQ is encoded by the exons atgtttaaaaacacgTTCCAGAGCGGATTTTTATCCATCTTATACAGCATCGGCAGCAAGCCACTTCAGATCTGGGATAAAAAG GTGAGGAATGGCCACATCAAGAGAATCACAGACAATGACATCCACTCATTGGTGTTGGAGGTTGAAGGGACGAATGTCAG CACAACCTACATAACATGTCCTGCTGACCCTAAGAAGACATTGGGCATCAAGCTTCCTTTTCTGGTCATGATAATCAAGAACTTAAAGAAGTATTTCACCTTTGAAGTCCAG GTACTAGATGATAAAAATGTACGGCGACGGTTTCGGGCAAGTAACTATCAGAGCACAACAAGAGTGAAGCCGTTCATCTGCACCATGCCAATGAGACTGGATGATGGGTGGAACCAGATTCAATTCAATCTATCGGATTTCACCAGAAGGGCCTATGGAACTAATTATATTGAGACGCTGCGGGTACAG atCCATGCCAACTGTCGAATTAGAAGGGTGTATTTCTCAGACAGACTGTACTCTGAGGACGAGCTTCCTGCAGAGTTTAAACTCTATCTGCCTGTCCAGAATCAGAAAGCCAAG CAGTAG
- the cfap20 gene encoding cilia- and flagella-associated protein 20 isoform X3 translates to MFKNTFQSGFLSILYSIGSKPLQIWDKKVRNGHIKRITDNDIHSLVLEVEGTNVSTTYITCPADPKKTLGIKLPFLVMIIKNLKKYFTFEVQVLDDKNVRRRFRASNYQSTTRVKPFICTMPMRLDDGWNQIQFNLSDFTRRAYGTNYIETLRVQIHANCRIRRVYFSDRLYSEDELPAEFKLYLPVQNQKAK, encoded by the exons atgtttaaaaacacgTTCCAGAGCGGATTTTTATCCATCTTATACAGCATCGGCAGCAAGCCACTTCAGATCTGGGATAAAAAG GTGAGGAATGGCCACATCAAGAGAATCACAGACAATGACATCCACTCATTGGTGTTGGAGGTTGAAGGGACGAATGTCAG CACAACCTACATAACATGTCCTGCTGACCCTAAGAAGACATTGGGCATCAAGCTTCCTTTTCTGGTCATGATAATCAAGAACTTAAAGAAGTATTTCACCTTTGAAGTCCAG GTACTAGATGATAAAAATGTACGGCGACGGTTTCGGGCAAGTAACTATCAGAGCACAACAAGAGTGAAGCCGTTCATCTGCACCATGCCAATGAGACTGGATGATGGGTGGAACCAGATTCAATTCAATCTATCGGATTTCACCAGAAGGGCCTATGGAACTAATTATATTGAGACGCTGCGGGTACAG atCCATGCCAACTGTCGAATTAGAAGGGTGTATTTCTCAGACAGACTGTACTCTGAGGACGAGCTTCCTGCAGAGTTTAAACTCTATCTGCCTGTCCAGAATCAGAAAGCCAAG TAG
- the cfap20 gene encoding cilia- and flagella-associated protein 20 isoform X1, translated as MFKNTFQSGFLSILYSIGSKPLQIWDKKVRNGHIKRITDNDIHSLVLEVEGTNVSTTYITCPADPKKTLGIKLPFLVMIIKNLKKYFTFEVQVLDDKNVRRRFRASNYQSTTRVKPFICTMPMRLDDGWNQIQFNLSDFTRRAYGTNYIETLRVQIHANCRIRRVYFSDRLYSEDELPAEFKLYLPVQNQKAKVTHTPP; from the exons atgtttaaaaacacgTTCCAGAGCGGATTTTTATCCATCTTATACAGCATCGGCAGCAAGCCACTTCAGATCTGGGATAAAAAG GTGAGGAATGGCCACATCAAGAGAATCACAGACAATGACATCCACTCATTGGTGTTGGAGGTTGAAGGGACGAATGTCAG CACAACCTACATAACATGTCCTGCTGACCCTAAGAAGACATTGGGCATCAAGCTTCCTTTTCTGGTCATGATAATCAAGAACTTAAAGAAGTATTTCACCTTTGAAGTCCAG GTACTAGATGATAAAAATGTACGGCGACGGTTTCGGGCAAGTAACTATCAGAGCACAACAAGAGTGAAGCCGTTCATCTGCACCATGCCAATGAGACTGGATGATGGGTGGAACCAGATTCAATTCAATCTATCGGATTTCACCAGAAGGGCCTATGGAACTAATTATATTGAGACGCTGCGGGTACAG atCCATGCCAACTGTCGAATTAGAAGGGTGTATTTCTCAGACAGACTGTACTCTGAGGACGAGCTTCCTGCAGAGTTTAAACTCTATCTGCCTGTCCAGAATCAGAAAGCCAAGGTTACACATACACCTCCATAA
- the LOC115051427 gene encoding G-protein coupled receptor 20 has product MESLPTNISSTPDANNCSAWDQRWGTPHLHRLAHLDVQLYQDFYNVWVSLMVCNCLMLVVGVVLNSLALYVFCGASTHPSASVVYTINLAVADLLVALSLPARIALYHSGGSCVACSYVHTFSYFVNMYCSILFLTSICIDRYLAVVHASSTLHRWRTTGAARCFSTIVWFIAVVVTYSFQTTALEFSSSCVLIPALFYLTILEFLLPLLAVVGFTLRVACFLSSTHGLMPQQSRARRARAIRLLATVLVVFTVCFTPFHIRQVLVYFRVKVGGERLGQGAGHVLAYHITVTLSSLNSCLDPVVYCFVTDSFKRVWRARRRGGREADGEAGLTSGGDVERNSVNKCPVAALAIAHSVAALTLTSTPLSAASLEQSA; this is encoded by the exons ATGGAGAGCCTTCCCACCAACATCAGCTCCACTCCGGATGCCAATAACTGCAGCGCCTGGGACCAGCGATGGGGGACACCACACTTGCACAGATTAGCCCACCTAGATGTGCAGCTCTACCAGGACTTCTACAATGTGTGGGTCTCTCTTATG GTGTGTAACTGCCTGATGCTCGTAGTTGGTGTGGTCCTCAATAGTTTGGCCCTGTATGTGTTCTGCGGGGCGTCCACCCACCCTTCAGCCTCCGTAGTTTACACCATAAACCTGGCTGTTGCTGACCTGCTGGTGGCGCTGTCACTGCCCGCTCGCATTGCCCTGTACCACAGTGGAGGGAGCTGCGTGGCCTGCTCTTACGTTCACACCTTCAGCTACTTTGTCAACATGTACTGCAGTATCCTCTTCCTGACCAG TATCTGTATAGATCGGTACCTTGCTGTTGTCCACGCATCCAGCACCCTCCACAGATGGAGGACCACAGGAGCAGCCCGCTGTTTCAGCACCATAGTGTGGTTCATTGCAGTTGTGGTCACCTACTCTTTCCAG ACCACAGCGCTGGAGTTCAGCTCCTCCTGCGTGCTCATCCCTGCCCTCTTCTACCTCACCATCCTCGAGTTCCTGCTCCCCCTCCTCGCCGTGGTGGGCTTCACACTGCGTGTAGCCTGTTTTCTCTCGTCCACTCATGGCCTGATGCCCCAGCAGAGCAGGGCGAGGAGGGCCCGAGCCATCAGGCTCCTGGCCACAGTTTTAGTGGTCTTCACTGTGTGTTTCACGCCCTTCCACATCCGCCAGGTGCTGGTGTACTTCCGGGTGAAGGTCGGAGGGGAGAGGCTGGGCCAGGGTGCCGGGCACGTGCTCGCCTATCACATCACAGTGACCCTGAGCAGCCTCAACAGCTGCCTGGACCCAGTGGTTTACTGCTTTGTGACAGACAGCTTTAAGAGAGTGTGGAGAgcgaggaggaggggagggagggaggcggACGGGGAGGCCGGCCTTACGAGTGGGGGAGATGTGGAGAGGAACTCTGTGAATAAATGTCCGGTTGCAGCGCTGGCAATAGCTCACAGCGTAGCCGCTCTCACTCTCACCAGCACACCTCTGTCCGCAGCCAGCCTGGAGCAGTCTGCTTag